One window of the Colletotrichum destructivum chromosome 4, complete sequence genome contains the following:
- a CDS encoding Putative pectate lyase, pectin lyase/virulence factor: protein MRSALLSVALAAFAPLALAADAVKGSAEGFAKGTTGGGSAAPVYPSTTAQLVSYLTDSSARTIVLTKTFDFRGTEGTTSGTGCAPWGTGSACQTAINKDNWCTNYQPNAPKTSVKYDNAGLNPIKVASNKSLIGQGSKGVIIGKGLRITGGAKNIIIQNIKIENLNPQYVWGGDAITLDGSDLVWIDHVTTSKIGRQHIVLGNGASNRVTISNSEIDGSSTWSATCDGHHYWALYFTGSSDMVTLKGNYIHHTSGRAPKVAGNTLLHAVNNYWYSNTGHAFEADSGSKIVAEGNVFQNVKAAYQTGLAGKVFASPDTNTNAKCSSGLGHVCQLNAFGSSGSLAGSDTSILSSFSGKNVASAGTANDAKSATTSAGFGKI from the exons ATGAGATCTGCTCTTCTCTCTGTGGCCCTGGCGGCCTTCGCTCCTCTggctctcgccgccgatgccgtcaagGGATCTGCCGAGGGCTTTGCCAAGGGCACCACCGGTGGTggctccgccgcccccgtctACCCTTCGACCACCGCCCAGCTGGTTTCTTACCTGACCGACTCCTCGGCGAGAACCATCGTTCTCACCAAGACCTTTGACTTCCGTGGCACCGAGGGAACCACCTCCGGAACCGGCTGCGCCCCTTGGGGAACTGGCTCTGCTTGCCAGAccgccatcaacaaggacaacTGGTGCACCAACTACCAGCCCAATGCCCCCAAGACCAGCGTCAA GTACGACAACGCTGGCCTCAACCCCATCAAGGTTGCCTCCAACAAGTCCCTCATCGGTCAGGGCAGCAAGGGTGTCATCATCGGAAAGGGTCTCCgcatcaccggcggcgccaagaaCATCATCATCCAGAACATCAAGATTGAGAACCTGAACCCCCAGTACGTCTGGGGTGGTGATGCCATCACcctcgacggcagcgacCTCGTCTGGATTGACCACGTTACT ACCTCCAAGATTGGCCGCCAGCACATTGTCCTCGGCAACGGAGCCTCCAACCGCGTTACCATCTCCAACAGCGAGATTGACGGTTCTTCTACGTGGTCTGCCACCTGCGACGGCCACCACTACTGGGCTCTCTACTTCACCGGCAGCAGCGACATGGTCACCTTGAAGGG TAACTACATCCACCACACCTCCGGCAGAGCCCCCAAGGTTGCTGGAAACACCCTCCTCCACGCTGTCAACAACTACTGGTACAGCAACACCGGCCACGCGTTCGAGGCCGACTCCGGCTCCAAgatcgtcgccgagggcaacGTCTTCCAGAACGTCAAGGCCGCCTACCAGaccggcctcgccggcaaggtcTTCGCTTCCCCTgacaccaacaccaacgccaaGTGCTCCtctggcctcggccacgtcTGCCAGCTCAACGCCTTCGGCTCCAGCGGCTCGCTCGCCGGCAGCGACACTTCCATCCTCTCCAGCTTCTCCGGCAAGAAcgtcgcctccgccggcaCTGCCAACGACGCCAAGTCCGCCACCACCAGTGCCGGATTCGGCAAGATCTAA
- a CDS encoding Putative major facilitator superfamily, MFS transporter superfamily yields MADIKAEKLQPESTDMAEVYAEKVVLSEHNLELERALQNYVPDSAEEKALVRKLDLYMGPTLWFMYILAYIDRQNIGNAKVAGMEADLQLDDSQYAMLLSIFFIGYLVCEVPSNMLLTRSRPSYYLPGIMIVWGTVCAIMSVVKNYEGMLALRFFLGCIEAGFFPGVLYVMTCWYKKAEIGKRFSIFYTASVCSGAVSGLLAGAITGNMEGVRGIRGWRWLYLIEGVCTVGFAIIFKFVLLDFPETTKRLSLEERQLAVVRMIHDRQTTAARHGQRLTHWQSLKAALADPRTYVFVVLFTMDLGSCTISYFIPTIVKQMGYTSVTAQYMTIPIWMVGAVFLVVLSYTADRTKDRRWHITGCMCLSFVCTVVCVTVSDPRVVYAMLCFYIAGLYTALPLMLNWASEVISLPAEKRAVVVALVNSVGNLSAVYGSRLWPSSDGPRFVKGFATTGAFTGFGTLLAALIPLIFSYLPAEGNTRAERDILARERELVENARSSPRPPPGEV; encoded by the exons ATGGCCGACATCAAGGCAGAAAAACTCCAGCCTGAGTCTACAGACATGGCGGAGGTGTACGCAGAGAAAGTCGTCTTGTCTGAACACAACTTGGAGCTGGAACGCGCGTTGCAGAACTATGTGCCAGACTCCGCCGAAGAGAAGGCGCTGGTCCGGAAACTTGATCTGTACATG GGCCCGACTTTATGGTTCATGTACATCTTGGCGTATATCGACAGACAGAACATT GGAAACGCCAAGGTCGCCGGCATGGAAGCGGACCTGCAGCTCGACGACTCCC AGTACGCGATGCTATtgtccatcttcttcataGGCTACCTTGTCTGCGAAGTCCCTTCCAACATGCTGCTCACGCGGTCACGGCCGTCGTACTACCTGCCCGGCATCATGATCGTCTGGGGCACCGTCTGTGCCATCATGTCGGTCGTCAAGAACTACGAGGGGATGCTCGCCCTCCGGTTCTTCCTCGGGTGCATCGAGGCAGGCTTCTTCCCGGGCGTCCTCTATGTCATGACTTGCTGGTACAAGAAGGCAGAGATTG GCAAGCGATTTTCCATCTTTTACACCGCTTCCGTGTGCTCTGGCGCAGTCAGCGGGCTGCTCGCCGGCGCAATCACCGGTAATATGGAAGGTGTCCGGGGCATTCGCGGTTGGCGTTGGCTGTATCTCATCGAAGGCGTCTGCACGGTGGGAttcgccatcatcttcaagTTCGTCCTGCTCGACTTCCCAGAGACGACGAAGCGTCTCTCATTGGAGGAGCGGCAACTGGCCGTGGTCCGGATGATCCACGACCggcagacgacggcggccaggcaCGGCCAGCGTCTCACCCACTGGCAGTCCCTCAAGGCGGCCCTGGCCGACCCGCGGACGTACGTCTTTGTGGTGCTGTTCACGATGGACTTGGGATCCTGTACGATCTCCTATTTCATCCCCACAATCGTCAAGCAGATGGGGTACACGTCGGTCACGGCTCAGTACATGACGATTCCCATCTGGAtggtcggcgccgtcttcctggTCGTGCTGTCCTACACGGCCGACCGGACCAAGGACCGCCGGTGGCACATCACGGGATGCATGTGCCTCAGCTTCGTCTGCACGGTTGTCTGCGTGACCGTCTCGGACCCCAGGGTCGTGTACGCCATGCTGTGCTTCTACATTGCGGGCCTCTACACGGCGCTCCCGCTGATGCTCAACTGGGCATCGGAGGTCATCTCCCTACCTGCGGAAAAGCGCgcagtcgtcgtcgccctggTCAACTCGGTTGGGAATCTCTCGGCGGTCTACGGGAGCAGGCTCTGGCCCTCGTCGGACGGGCCCCGGTTCGTCAAGGGCTTcgcgacgacgggcgccTTCACCGGCTTCGGCACCCTGCTGGCCGCGCTGATTCCGCTCATATTCTCGTACTTACCCGCGGAAGGCAACACCAGGGCCGAGCGCGACATTTTGGCGCGCGAACgagagcttgtcgagaaTGCTCGAAGCAGCCCCCGACCACCCCCTGGTGAAGTCTAA
- a CDS encoding Putative succinate semialdehyde dehydrogenase, aldehyde dehydrogenase, cysteine active — protein MASSTHQLKDASLLKTSCYVNGKWVGAESGKVFSVENPSTLAEVAKCPEFDEKDTEASILTAHDAFKSYRKTPARARARLLRKWYDLMMENAEDLATIITLENGKPMADARTEVAYAASFFEWFSEEAPRIYGDTIQASNPSCRLVTLKEPIGVCGLIAPWNFPAAMITRKVGPALAAGCTVVVKAPAEAPLTALALAELAHRAGIPAGVVNIITALDNTVSVGKVLTTHPIIKKVSFTGSTGVGKILMNQCSSTLKKLSFELGGNAPFIVFEDADLDAALKGLIASKFRISGQTCVCANRILVHSKVYEKFSQMVVDAIKGFVVGDGFGEATTHGPLIHGRAVSKVDEHVKDAVSKGARVLLGGKPRTDLGPNFFDLTVLAGMKPGMKICFEETFGPVAAFFAFDTEEEAVELANDADVGLAGYFFSKDVSRCWRVAEALEVGMVGVNIGAISDPAAPFGGVKQSGFGREGSKYGIDEFLVTKMVMTGIE, from the exons ATGGCATCAAGCACACACCAG TTGAAAGATGCTTCGCTTCTGAAGACATCATGCTACGTGAACGGCAAATGGGTCGGCGCAGAGTCTGGCAAAGTGTTTTCTGTTGAAA ATCCCTCGACTCTTGCCGAGGTTGCCAAATGCCCCGAGTTCGACGAAAAAGACACCGAGGCGTCCATCTTGACCGCCCACGATGCCTTCAAATCCTATCGCAAGACACCGGCAAGGGCCAGGGCCCGGTTGCTGAGGAAATGGTACGACCTGATGATGGAGAACGCCGAGGACTTGGCCACGATCATCACTCTTGAGAACGGCAAGCCCATGGCCGACGCGAGGACCGAAGTCGCTTACGCCGCGTCCTTCTTCGAGTGGTTTTCCGAAGAGGCCCCGAGAATCTACGGCGACACCATCCAGGCGAGCAACCCCAGCTGTCGTCTCGTGACGCTCAAGGAGCCCATTGGCGTCTGCGGTCTCATCGCCCCGTGGAACTTCCCTGCAGCCATGATCACCCGCAAAGTCGGTCCGGCGTTGGCTGCAGGCTGCACTGTAGTCGTAAAGGCACCTGCCGAAGCGCCCCTGACGGCGTTGGCCCTGGCAGAGCTCGCGCACAGGGCGGGAATCCCCGCTggcgtcgtcaacatcatcaccgcccTGGACAACACAGTGTCCGTGGGAAAGGTCCTGACCACGCACCCAATCATCAAGAAGGTGTCCTTCACAGGATCGACCGGCGTTGGAAAGATCTTGATGAACCAGTGCTCCTCGACGTTGAAGAAGCTCTCGTTCGaactcggcggcaacgcccctttcatcgtcttcgaggaTGCGGACCTCGATGCAGCTCTCAAAGGCCTGATCGCATCAAAGTTCAGGATCTCTGGCCAGACGTGCGTGTGCGCCAACCGTATCCTGGTACACAGCAAGGTCTACGAGAAGTTCTCGCAGATGGTGGTGGACGCCATCAAGGGCTTCGTGGTTGGCGACGGGTTCGGAGAGGCGACAACCCATGGCCCCCTGATTCACGGCCGCGCGGTTTCCAAGGTGGACGAGCACGTCAAGGATGCCGTATCCAAGGGCGCTCGCGTGCTTCTGGGTGGTAAGCCCCGGACCGATCTGGGCCCCAACTTCTTCGACCTCACTGTGTTGGCCGGCATGAAGCCCGGCATGAAGATTTGCTTCGAGGAGACGTTTGGCCCCGTGGCGGCGTTTTTCGCCTTTGACACAGAAgaggaggcggtcgagctcGCAAATGACGCCGATGTTGGTCTCGCGGGATACTTTTTCAGCAAGGATGTTTCCCGATGCTGGCGTGTGGCAGAGGCCTTGGAGGTTGGCATGGTCGGTGTCAATATTG GAGCCATCAGCGACCCAGCTGCACCTTTTGGCGGTGTGAAGCAGAGTGGGTTTGGTAGAGAGGGCAGCAAGTATGGCATTGACGAGTTCTTGGTGACGAAGATGGTTATGACCGGCATCGAATGA
- a CDS encoding Putative aminotransferase class-III, pyridoxal phosphate-dependent transferase, major — translation MPAVIEHSVTTEVPGPMSKACAKKLDTFFDARAVYFVVDYDKSSGNYIVDVDGNRYLDVYSQIASIPVGYNNPTLIEAAKSPEMISALVNRPAIGNFPSAFWHDLLQEGLMKAAPEGHNHIFTAQSGSEANELAYKAAFMLYRRRERGEAEWSNEEIQSCLHNAAPGSPELAILSFKNSFHGRGFGSLSTTRSKAVHKLDIPSFNWPQASFPALKYPLEKHVAENDAEEKRCLEEVEKLIQNWHCPVAAVIVEPIQSEGGDNHASPAFFQGLRDITKKHNVVMIVDEVQTGFGATGKFWGHAHWNLTSPPDIVTFSKKAQTAGYFFGDPMLVPDKAYRQFNTWIGDAARVIVCKAVIDEIRNKNLVEQTARVGDVLYSEMEKLAQKYPEHVQNLRGKGQGTYIAFDTQSAAAVTSSMKRLGVNIGACGKETIRLRPMLIFEESHIPILISAFEKTFSSL, via the exons ATGCCCGCTGTCATTGAGCACTCGGTCACCACGGAGGTGCCTGGGCCCATGTCCAAGGCCTGCGCCAAGAAGCTTGACACCTTCTTCGACGCCCGTGCCGTTTACTTCGTTGTCGACTACGACAAGAGCTCCGGAAACTA catcgtcgacgttgacggcAACAGATACCTCGATGT CTACTCTCAGATCGCCTCCATCCCCGTCGGCTACAACAACCCCACtctcatcgaggccgccaagtCGCCCGAGATGATCTCCGCCCTTGTCAACAGACCTGCCATCGGCAACTTCCCCTCTGCATTCTGGCACGACCTCCTTCAGGAGGGTCTGATGAAGGCCGCCCCCGAGGGCCACAACCACATCTTCACCGCCCAGTCCGGctccgaggccaacgagCTGGCCTACAAGGCCGCTTTCATGCtctaccgccgccgcgagcgtGGCGAGGCCGAGTGGTCCAACGAGGAGATCCAGTCCTGTCTTCACAATGCCGCCCCTGGATCCCCCGAgctcgccatcctcagctTCAAGAACTCCTTCCACGGCCGTGGCTTCGGCAGTCTGTCCACCACCCGGTCCAAGGCCGTCCACAAGCTCGACATCCCCTCCTTCAACTGGCCTCAGGCTTCCTTCCCCGCCTTGAAGTACCCTCTCGAGAAGcacgtcgccgagaacgatGCTGAGGAGAAGCGGTGCTTGGAGGAGGTTGAGAAGCTGATCCAGAACTGGCACTGCCCGGTTGCCGCTGTCATCGTTGAGCCCATTCAGTCCGAGGGTGGTGACAACCATGCTTCCCCGGCCTTCTTCCAGGGTCTCCGTGACATCACCAAGAAGCACAACGTTGTCATGATCGTTGACGAGGTCCAGACTG GCTTCGGTGCCACTGGAAAGTTCTGGGGACACGCTCACTGGAACCTTACCTCGCCTCCCGACATCGTCACCTTCTCCAAGAAGGCCCAGACCGCCGGCTACTTCTTCGGCGACCCCATGTTGGTCCCCGACAAGGCCTACCGTCAGTTCAACACCTGGATTGGCGATGCCGCTCGCGTCATCGTCTGCAAGGCCGTGATTGACGAGATCCGCAACAAGAACCTCGTCGAGCAAACT GCTCGCGTTGGAGATGTCCTTTACtccgagatggagaagctTGCTCAGAAGTACCCCGAGCACGTCCAGAACTTGCGCGGCAAGGGCCAGGG AACCTACATTGCTTTCGACACCCAGAGTGCTGCAGCTGTCACGAGCTCGATGAAGCGTCTCGGCGTCAACATCGGTGCCTGCGGCAAGGAGACCATTAGACTCAGGCCCATGCTCATCTTTGAGGAGTCTCACA TTCCCATCCTCATTTCGGCGTTTGAGAAGACCTTTTCCTCTTTGTAA
- a CDS encoding Putative phosphoglycolate phosphatase-like, domain 2, HAD superfamily, which translates to MSSPPRKHVVFDIVGTCMSYDAIHRAIETRLGPRLAEYNVKPALLGFAWVEAAEREYTYLSIQGRYKRFYDIFRSLFYRMLFMAGVPEPRELATDDDVTFIMDRFLELEARPGIKECFALLRGAGFTVWAFTAGDAKRVGGYFERNGIEMPAENLRSCDADGIGKPDPRAYQPVLESFNGEEAWFAAAHMWDASAAKGCGFRSAWCSVYEGEPCTDLFGEMDVMATELPEMARKIIAASEGQGA; encoded by the coding sequence ATGTCTTCACCACCAAGAAAGCACGTCGTCTTCGATATCGTAGGCACCTGCATGTCCTACGACGCCATCCATCGCGCCATCGAGACCCGTCTCGGTCCCAGGCTTGCAGAGTACAACGTCAAGCCCGCGCTGCTGGGCTTCGCGTGGGTTGAGGCGGCCGAGCGCGAGTACACCTACCTTAGCATCCAGGGCCGGTATAAGCGCTTCTACGACATCTTCCGCAGCCTCTTCTATCGCATGCTCTTCATGGCCGGCGTCCCGGAACCGCGTGAGCTCgcgaccgacgacgacgtcacCTTCATCATGGACCGCTttctcgagctcgaggcccgGCCCGGCATCAAGGAGTGCTTCGCGCTCCTGCGAGGAGCGGGATTCACAGTTTGGGCGTTCACGGCGGGCGACGCGAAGCGTGTGGGTGGCTACTTTGAGAGGAACGGCATCGAGATGCCCGCGGAGAACCTGCGGAGCTGCGACGCGGACGGGATCGGGAAGCCGGATCCCAGGGCCTATCAGCCCGTGCTGGAGAGCTTCAACGGCGAAGAGGCCTGGTTTGCCGCAGCGCACATGTGGGACGCGTCGGCGGCCAAAGGGTGCGGGTTCAGGAGCGCCTGGTGCTCTGTGTACGAGGGGGAGCCATGCACCGACTTGTTTGGTGAGATGGATGTGATGGCGACCGAGCTGCCGGAGATGGCACGGAAGATTATCGCCGCGTCGGAGGGCCAGGGAGCGTGA
- a CDS encoding uncharacterized protein (Putative zn(2)Cys(6) fungal-type DNA-binding domain, transcription factor domain, fungi) encodes MDPEDGLRLQRHKQRRVADKERKRAVRACDGCRRLKEKCDGGVPCRRCTRLRRQCEFLTPTTRDEPGSETTSRPRPSQHEDSHLRQRMVYMERLLAHYTGKSTLDAETLKTLTESFEKGRAGPRVPGAGAEADVSMEPEVGADAEVQSQSSDSFKVDEITVQPLENNITHYSGEFSHWNFSMRIKQWIEQCVNDAPDGPKTQFKEYYRPEELQSSSNTVASLSSLPPRYVADFLVHAFFNHAETSYFYVERHWLNDKLDLVYDNSTSLTRRDVGTVCMILIIFAIGTQYAYLDSRDERGGPPNAAAVDTSPFSEDTIGIMFYQQACRLVPDVITISSLESVQACLLIGLYTLPLDASGLSYVYLNLAVKLAIQNGMHRKYPGDGIDPVIRETRNRVWWTAYTTEKRIGIFHGRPISIAASDVDAELPVDRPDIWPGPAPPNTAHMLATLRLNNALSRIAHQISLFKTYEKQEIPEGMAKLVEMKTQLHNWWNSLPEPTFCKDPATGPAVFRPTMHLRLEYCLVRMFAGRPFIFPRDSARSTASSSGSPADSAVPPRSSGSTSKTHPRSVLVADCVDAALCVIETCRLLRHSVGLARASYTEFSSCRAALLVIITQCLQKKTDRLRDALREGMAMLREMSAGGESAKSEMSLIEAFERAISRLDTADEAGSAKESDYARFKKWEMLWKTDTPAQDARSERGLDAALPIPPHPAGLWRGHHGHGGHVAPGAGRQGTASLPPAMPFFGLDGSLSPMPPALDQFMFENGYVPGFEGMAGGVNGNWMGL; translated from the exons ATGGATCCCGAGGACGGCCTGCGTCTGCAACGACACAAGcagcgccgcgtcgccgatAAGGAGAGGAAGCGAGCTGTTCGAGC CTGCGACGGGTGTCGGAGACTCAAGGAGAAATGCGACGGAGGAGTCCCCTGCCGCCGGTGCACCCGCCTGCGCCGGCAGTGCGAGTTCCTCACGCCCACAACCAGAGATGAGCCCGGGTCCGAGACCACATCGAG ACCCCGCCCCTCGCAACACGAGGATTCTCATTTAAGGCAGAGGATGGTTTACATGGAGCGGCTGCTGGCGCACTACACCGGCAAGAGCACGCTGGATGCCGAGACCTTGAAGACCTTGACCGAGTCCTTTGAAAAAGGACGTGCCGGCCCCAGGGTTcccggagccggagctgaGGCGGACGTTTCCATGGAGcccgaggtcggcgccgatgcGGAAGTGCAATCACAGAGCTCCGACTCGTTCAAGGTAGATGAGATCACGGTCCAGCCTCTGGAGAACAACATCACAC ACTACTCGGGCGAGTTCTCCCACTGGAACTTCTCCATGCGAATAAAGCAGTGGATCGAGCAGTGTGTAAAC GACGCCCCGGATGGCCCCAAGACGCAGTTCAAGGAGTACTACCGTCCGGAAGAGCTGCAGTCGTCCTCCAATACGGTAGCTTCACTGTCGTCCCTGCCGCCGCGTTACGTCGCCGACTTCCTTGTCcacgccttcttcaaccacGCCGAGACCAGCTACTTTTACGTCGAGCGCCATTGGCTTAACGACAAGCTAGACCTGGTGTACGACAACTCGACATCCCTGACGCGGCGGGATGTTGGCACCGTGTGCATGatcctcatcatcttcgCCATCGGGACCCAGTATGCCTACCTGGACTCTCGCGACGAGAGAGGCGGGCCTCCAAACGCGGCCGCCGTTGACACGAGCCCCTTCTCGGAGGATACGATTGGCATCATGTTCTACCAGCAGGCATGCCGACTGGTCCCCGACGTCATCACAATATCGTCCCTGGAAAGCGTCCAGGCATGTCTTCTGATAGGATTGTATACTCTGCCGCTTGACGCTTCGGGGCTGTCGTATGTCTACTTAAACCTCGCTGTCAAACTGGCGATCCAGAACGGCATGCATCGGAAGTACCCCGGAGACGGTATCGATCCCGTCATCCGTGAGACGAGAAATCGTGTGTGGTGGACGGCCTACACGACGGAGAA ACGCATTGGCATATTCCACGGCCGGCCAATatccatcgccgccagcgaTGTCGATGCAGAGCTGCCGGTAGACCGACCAGACATCTGGCCCGGCCCTGCGCCGCCAAACACAGCTCACATGTTGGCAACACTTCGGCTCAACAACGCTTTGAGCCGGATCGCCCATCAAAT ATCATTGTTCAAGACGTACGAAAAGCAAGAGATACCCGAGGGCATGGCCAAGCTCGTGGAGATGAAGACCCAACTACACAACTGGTGGAACAGCCTCCCGGAACCGACCTTCTGCAAAGACCCTGCCACCGGTCCGGCCGTCTTCCGGCCCACCATGCACTTGAGGTTAGAATACTGCCTCGTCCGCATGTTCGCCGGGCGGCCCTTCATCTTCCCCCGCGACTCGGCGCGCAGCACCGCGAGCTCGTCCGGGTCGCCCGCCGACTCGGCCGTGCCGCCGCGTTCGAGCGGCTCGACGAGCAAGACGCACCCCCGCTCGGTCTTGGTAGCGGACTGCGTCGACGCGGCGCTGTGCGTGATCGAGACGTGCCGCCTGCTCCGCCACAGCGTCGGCCTCGCGCGGGCGTCGTACACTGAGTTCAGCTCCTgccgcgccgccctgctCGTCATCATCACGCAGTGCctgcagaagaagacggaccgCCTGCGCGACGCGCTGCGGGAGGGCATGGCGATGCTCCGGGAGAtgtcggcgggcggcgagtcGGCCAAGTCCGAGATGTCGCTGATCGAGGCCTTTGAGCGCGCCATCTCGAGGCTCGAcacggccgacgaggccgggTCCGCCAAGGAGTCGGACTACGCCAGGTTCAAGAAGTGGGAGATGCTGTGGAAGACGGACACGCCGGCACAGGATGCGAGGAGCGAGAGGGGTCTCGACGCGGCGCTACCCATCCCGCCACACCCTGCGGGGCTGTGGCGGGGacaccacggccacggcgggCACGTCGCCCCCGGGGCGGGGCGGCAGGGCACGGCGTCGCTGCCACCGGCTATGCCGTTTTTCGGTCTTGATGGCAGCCTGTCCCCAATGCCGCCGGCTCTCGACCAGTTCATGTTCGAGAATGGGTACGTGCCGGGTTTTGAAGGCATGGCAGGGGGCGTCAACGGAAACTGGATGGGTCTCTGA